A single Cottoperca gobio chromosome 5, fCotGob3.1, whole genome shotgun sequence DNA region contains:
- the LOC115008079 gene encoding myb-related transcription factor, partner of profilin-like isoform X1: MSLSQKEMPLQLIEGMSSRKRRPNWTDHECLLLAQLMQEKKDIIRGKCSTGISIQDKRQAWEEIAQAINNVFPQIQRTVSDCNKKWENLMAKSREEIKRQRRQAITEGLSLEQFSTVTQVVISVMNLSDMLQQDKEDSSISELVESQQNNCDDDGNDGSIDERFCRKHPLRELEVPAYPDPSNSPAEQKMTVFANIPKSLAVHFSTPRAACFAASTEHLDTPSSSSPPSVHCTTLQERLDLEMSVLRRQEAVLKLQEEYYTLKIKMMKKKVDDPLSKD, translated from the exons ATGTCTCTCTCCCAAAAAGAAATGCCCCTACAACTTATTGAAGGGATGTCCAGCAGGAAGCGAAGACCTAACTGGACAGATCATGAGTGTCTTCTTCTTGCTCAGTTAATGCAGGAGAAGAAAGATATAATCAGAGGCAAGTGCAGCACTGGAATTTCAATACAGGATAAAAGACAAGCCTGGGAGGAAATAGCCCAAGCCATCAACAATGTCTTTCCACAGATTCAGCGTACAGTATCTGACTGTAACAAAAAGTGGGAAAATCTGATGGCAAAGTCTAGGGAGGAGATAAAACGACAGAGGAGACAAGCAATCACAG AAGGCCTGTCTCTTGAGCAGTTCAGTACTGTGACTCAGGTAGTCATTTCTGTGATGAACCTCTCAGACATGCTGCAACAGGATAAAGAAGACTCTTCAATCTCAGAGTTGGTGGAAAGTCAACAAAACAA ctgTGATGACGATGGAAATGACGGCTCAATAGATGAAAGATTCTGCAGAAAACATCCACTGAGAGAGCTTGAGGTCCCTGCATATCCAGATCCATCCAATTCTCCAGCAGAACAAAAAATGACGGTTTTTGCGAACATCCCAAAATCACTTGCGGTGCATTTTAGTACTCCTCGTGCTGCTTGTTTTGCTGCTTCTACAGAACACCTTGACACCCCCAGCTCTTCTTCTCCACCTTCAGTACACTGCACAACTTTGCAAGAGCGATTGGATTTGGAAATGTCTGTGCTGAGAAGACAAGAGGCAGTGCTCAAGCTGCAGGAGGAATATTACACGCTAAAAATTAAGATGATGAAAAAGAAAGTAGACGATCCACTTTCAAAAGACTGA
- the LOC115008079 gene encoding myb-related transcription factor, partner of profilin-like isoform X2, producing MPLQLIEGMSSRKRRPNWTDHECLLLAQLMQEKKDIIRGKCSTGISIQDKRQAWEEIAQAINNVFPQIQRTVSDCNKKWENLMAKSREEIKRQRRQAITEGLSLEQFSTVTQVVISVMNLSDMLQQDKEDSSISELVESQQNNCDDDGNDGSIDERFCRKHPLRELEVPAYPDPSNSPAEQKMTVFANIPKSLAVHFSTPRAACFAASTEHLDTPSSSSPPSVHCTTLQERLDLEMSVLRRQEAVLKLQEEYYTLKIKMMKKKVDDPLSKD from the exons ATGCCCCTACAACTTATTGAAGGGATGTCCAGCAGGAAGCGAAGACCTAACTGGACAGATCATGAGTGTCTTCTTCTTGCTCAGTTAATGCAGGAGAAGAAAGATATAATCAGAGGCAAGTGCAGCACTGGAATTTCAATACAGGATAAAAGACAAGCCTGGGAGGAAATAGCCCAAGCCATCAACAATGTCTTTCCACAGATTCAGCGTACAGTATCTGACTGTAACAAAAAGTGGGAAAATCTGATGGCAAAGTCTAGGGAGGAGATAAAACGACAGAGGAGACAAGCAATCACAG AAGGCCTGTCTCTTGAGCAGTTCAGTACTGTGACTCAGGTAGTCATTTCTGTGATGAACCTCTCAGACATGCTGCAACAGGATAAAGAAGACTCTTCAATCTCAGAGTTGGTGGAAAGTCAACAAAACAA ctgTGATGACGATGGAAATGACGGCTCAATAGATGAAAGATTCTGCAGAAAACATCCACTGAGAGAGCTTGAGGTCCCTGCATATCCAGATCCATCCAATTCTCCAGCAGAACAAAAAATGACGGTTTTTGCGAACATCCCAAAATCACTTGCGGTGCATTTTAGTACTCCTCGTGCTGCTTGTTTTGCTGCTTCTACAGAACACCTTGACACCCCCAGCTCTTCTTCTCCACCTTCAGTACACTGCACAACTTTGCAAGAGCGATTGGATTTGGAAATGTCTGTGCTGAGAAGACAAGAGGCAGTGCTCAAGCTGCAGGAGGAATATTACACGCTAAAAATTAAGATGATGAAAAAGAAAGTAGACGATCCACTTTCAAAAGACTGA
- the LOC115008080 gene encoding neuronal vesicle trafficking-associated protein 1-like, translating to MVKLGNNFSDKNNGKVVSEDGFDTIPLITPLDASQLQFPPPDKVVVKTKADYDGERKKGKLRSPKIAEFSISIIEGVSERLKVTLLVICALAFLVCVVFLVVYKVYQYEQPCPDSFVYTQGRCMPAGLYGNYPPQGPGGRGRLFTLINHYNIAKQTITRSVSPWMTIMSEEKVTQQETETAQKLA from the exons ATGGTTAAACTAGGGAATAATTTCAGCGACAAAAATAACGGGAAGGTGGTTTCTGAAGACGGATTTGACACCATCCCTCTCATAACACCATTAGATGCCAGTCAGCTGCAGTTTCCTCCACCAGATAAG GTGGTGGTGAAGACAAAGGCAGACTATGATGGTGAGAGAAAGAAGGGGAAGCTACGATCTCCTAAAATCGCAGAGTTCTCAATAAGCATCATCGAAGGCGTATCTGAGCGACTCAAA GTGACCTTGCTGGTGATCTGTGCCCTGGccttcctggtgtgtgtggtgttccTGGTCGTCTACAAAGTCTACCAGTACGAGCAGCCTTGCCCCGACAGCTTTGTTTACACG CAAGGTCGCTGCATGCCGGCCGGGCTGTATGGCAACTACCCCCCTCAGGGCCCTGGGGGCCGCGGGCGCCTCTTTACCCTCATCAACCACTACAACATAGCCAAGCAGACCATCACACGGTCAGTATCACCATGGATGACCATCATGTCTGAGGAAAAGGTCACCCAGCAGGAGACGGAGACGGCCCAGAAACTGGCTTAA
- the stx18 gene encoding syntaxin-18 isoform X2: MTDNERDQIDQDAQIFMRTCSEAIRQLRNEAVKQVSSAQIKEHRGAVLDLIEVYLRGVCKLYSEQRAIRVKRMVDKKRLSRLAPEHHGKVAKTPVVEPMEEKTVKEESSEKSVAEVVGNPVNLWEEGRVEDELSPEEIQMFEQENQRLVSEMNSLVDEVRQIEGKVVEISRLQEIFAEKVLQQETEIDGIHQLVVGATENVKEGNEDIREAIKNNAGFRVWILFFLVMCSFSLLFLDWYDS, translated from the exons ATGACGGACAATGAACGAGACCAGATTGACCAGGATGCTCAGATCTTCATGAGGACCTGTTCTGAGGCCATCAGGCAGCTACGCAATGAAG CGGTGAAGCAAGTGTCATCAGCCCAGATAAAGGAGCACAGAGGGGCCGTGCTGGACCTCATTGAAGTGTATCTGAGAG GAGTGTGTAAGCTGTACTCTGAGCAGAGAGCAATCAGAGTCAAGAGAATGGTGGACAAGAAGAGGCT GTCAAGACTGGCCCCAGAGCACCACGGTAAGGTGGCGAAAACGCCGGTGGTGGAGCCAATGGAGGAGAAGACTGTCAAGGAGGAAAGTTCTG AGAAGAGTGTGGCGGAGGTCGTGGGCAACCCTGTCAACCTGTGGGAGGAGGGCCGAGTGGAGGACGAGCTCTCTCCTGAGGAGATCCAGATG tTTGAGCAGGAGAACCAGAGGTTGGTGAGTGAGATGAACAGCCTGGTGGATGAAGTGAG GCAAATCGAGGGCAAGGTTGTGGAGATCTCCCGTCTGCAGGAGATCTTTGCTGAGAAAGTCCTGCAACAA GAAACAGAGATCGACGGCATTCATCAGCTGGTTGTGGGCGCCACAGAAAACGTCAAAGAAGGCAACGAGGATATACGAGAG GCCATCAAAAACAATGCTGGCTTCCGGGTATGGATCCTGTTCTTCCTGGTCatgtgctctttctctctcctcttcctggaCTGGTACGACAGCTAA
- the stx18 gene encoding syntaxin-18 isoform X1, with protein sequence MTSSLGDVSVCLQRCSCCTDMAVDITLLFKASVKTVKTRNKAIGIGFDSTKDEIFKRSRPKSGFSAKAKEVITNITKLKDFLLQHRKDYVSAGSLISSDLTRMTDNERDQIDQDAQIFMRTCSEAIRQLRNEAVKQVSSAQIKEHRGAVLDLIEVYLRGVCKLYSEQRAIRVKRMVDKKRLSRLAPEHHGKVAKTPVVEPMEEKTVKEESSEKSVAEVVGNPVNLWEEGRVEDELSPEEIQMFEQENQRLVSEMNSLVDEVRQIEGKVVEISRLQEIFAEKVLQQETEIDGIHQLVVGATENVKEGNEDIREAIKNNAGFRVWILFFLVMCSFSLLFLDWYDS encoded by the exons ATGACGTCGTCACTTGGTGACGTGTCAGTTTGTTTACAGCGCTGCAGTTGCTGCACAGACATGGCTGTGGATATAACTTTACTTTTCAAAGCCAGTGTCAAGACAGTAAAAACCAGGAACAAGGCGATAGGAATAGGCTTTGACTCTACCAAGGATGAAATTTTCAAGAGGAGCAGACCCAAGAGTGGCTTCTCTGCGAAGGCGAAAGAAGTG ATCACGAACATCACCAAACTCAAAGACTTTCTGCTACAACACAGGAAAGATTACGTGAGCGCCGGAAG TCTCATCTCATCAGATCTTACCCGTATGACGGACAATGAACGAGACCAGATTGACCAGGATGCTCAGATCTTCATGAGGACCTGTTCTGAGGCCATCAGGCAGCTACGCAATGAAG CGGTGAAGCAAGTGTCATCAGCCCAGATAAAGGAGCACAGAGGGGCCGTGCTGGACCTCATTGAAGTGTATCTGAGAG GAGTGTGTAAGCTGTACTCTGAGCAGAGAGCAATCAGAGTCAAGAGAATGGTGGACAAGAAGAGGCT GTCAAGACTGGCCCCAGAGCACCACGGTAAGGTGGCGAAAACGCCGGTGGTGGAGCCAATGGAGGAGAAGACTGTCAAGGAGGAAAGTTCTG AGAAGAGTGTGGCGGAGGTCGTGGGCAACCCTGTCAACCTGTGGGAGGAGGGCCGAGTGGAGGACGAGCTCTCTCCTGAGGAGATCCAGATG tTTGAGCAGGAGAACCAGAGGTTGGTGAGTGAGATGAACAGCCTGGTGGATGAAGTGAG GCAAATCGAGGGCAAGGTTGTGGAGATCTCCCGTCTGCAGGAGATCTTTGCTGAGAAAGTCCTGCAACAA GAAACAGAGATCGACGGCATTCATCAGCTGGTTGTGGGCGCCACAGAAAACGTCAAAGAAGGCAACGAGGATATACGAGAG GCCATCAAAAACAATGCTGGCTTCCGGGTATGGATCCTGTTCTTCCTGGTCatgtgctctttctctctcctcttcctggaCTGGTACGACAGCTAA